The DNA region tttttctgaatttcttcactggtaatggattacaggtttctggtaatcaattacacagttatattttgaagggtcttgacttttgaatttgaatttcaggagtttcattgctggtaattgattacagacatatggtaattgattacatgttcaaaattcaaattcaaaacccttttcaacagctatttctcaaacttcccttctggtaatcaattacacttcctggtaatcaattaccagagccttgcatgactttgaaaccctttgttttgaggcaaggcttgatcttgaagaaatcttgaagcaagactttgtttgttgaagcaatcttgtattaatcttgaaacaaATGTAGCAgacttgtttgattcttctttggcatcatcaaaatcatgtatacaaacattaatattctccccctttttgatgatgacaatcaagtgatttcttttcaacatcaaaacatgcatgattcacattctccccctttttgatgatgacactcattatgaagcaaattctttttgacatcatcaaaacctgcatgatttacattctccccctttttgatgatgacaaccacctgtaggttaggagcaacaacaaaaaaatatctatttgcatatagtttactcccccttcattttgcaatgattgcttatatgagacaattgaagatttcatagatttcatatataaaaagttgtctcataaataatagataaaagaatagataatttttcttattattttatcttttatctatctctccccctttgtcaacatcaaaaacaaatcatgaatagagaggagaaaaatgttgccacttgttgcaatgtatgagagtcaagtgataccaaaaggcattaaaacaaactatttttCACCCACAAAAACACATATCcagtataaaacaaaaaaaagcatcaaaagtaatcaataatcaacataaccttcaaacacaatcatcaaagacaataaaaaacaatcataaaaaacaatcaaaactcaatcaagaacaatcattcaatattaatcaagcaaaaacaagaacaataacacatcaatcaaaaacacaatcaaacacaatcaatcaaaagcaatcaacaaaacacaataaaaaacaattatcaaagacaatcaacataactATCAATCATAATCATCAAGGACATTCAAAAACTTAagcagaaaacaagcatcaaaactcaatcaaaagttaacaatcatagacaaaaatcatcaaaagtaatcaatctaagacaagtgacctgttggtatcatttgatatcacttgttgggcttgctgatcaagtggcctttgtttgttgtcttcataaatcacatattcactattttggggagaaatatgaataaactcgGATGCATCTCccaccatgtgtttggagaaattgtcatcaatgtatcaactttgctcttctccattttcatagtctttcaacaTGAGACCCaaacttatgattttattctcttaatcacttgaagaatttatgacattatcttcccaagtgatgtatgctttcttttctttcttctctttgaaattcctcttgtcggatttttccattcttcttttaaagacagGATGACAAtcgaatctcatgtgcccaagttgatcgCATTCAGCATTTTGGGactaaggaggaatcttcttctttcttctttcttctttcatcatcattccattattttctagttttttttttattttttttatatagttgcatttctctctaccattgtaggaataaaggaatcaaattcaatggcttcccatatctttaaatttctggcttctaTAATGATCTGCATtcaggttttccaataatgataaccctcaccattgaacataagaggtctattaatagaatttccctcaggaaatggaaagttagatgaggccatatctattcttgaaaattttaaattttatacaagaatcctgttctgataccacttgttggacaaatgtggcctcagaaatcttaagaaggggtgaattaatttcctactaacaaacttttaacccccttctaaatgagataggctcagaatgcagaagaagtagcaatcaatttaataatgttctttaaacatgcaagacaaaatttgattgcaacaaaataaatgagataaggaaagagagaatgcaaactcaatttatactagttcggccacacccttgtgcctacgtccagtcctcaagcaacccacttgagattttcctctctctttgtaaaacccttttacaaagtctgaaccacacaaggacaacccatcccttgtatTCAAGAattcttacaacttaagagaccctcggtcccttaaacAATCTCTTTGTATacgaagaaagaagaagaattctctcttgaagagaaggatattacaattgaagttcatggatgaactcttgatggatttgcaagtgtttgtccaagagtttcttttgaaatataaaattcattctcaattgtaagttctttttaatcaaataagcaattttatagtttttaacttataagaaaattatctaatatttaatacatatgGTGATAgggattttgataaaaatatcgattcataattataattgtgtTAGATAATGATTTGTAAGATAATATTTAAGTAGATTTTATAGTAGTGTTTTCCATATGAAAGTTGATGTCgataataattataagaaatggAGATTGGAATAGTAAAGTTTTTGAGAAGAAATGGAAATaggaaaaagttaagagtttaGAGAAATGCAATAAAGTAAAGAAACATGAATTCATTAAAAGTGAGAATGAATATATACACGATAATCTTTTGAACCAGTAGCCAATTTCGATGTGCGATATTGTTGATATTTAAGGGTTTAAGTGATAATGATTCAATCCACTGGAAAAATGATAGTCAAAGATCTTATTTATAAACTTCTAATATTAACGGTCAAATTCTATAATTTTGACATGTATACATTAGTATTCCTAAATACAGAGATGTTACTTAATGACTTCATATAACTTTTTCCATAACTACTTCAACTGTCGAAATTCGAAATTGTCTTGTTTCTGAGCACTTTTAAATTGTACACGTGCTTTAATAAAGTTGTTGAAATTAATTCTTTCAATGACTAATACAACTTCTCAAATTTTACTCCTaatgttgattattttttaatgcttTCACTTAAATAAGTTcatcaaaattatataagttCGATAACttagataaattttatataactaaggTAACAATAAGATAAACAATTCATTTAGGAATTCTTCAAGTTCCACGACACAATGGAAAGATCCCGAAACGCCAGCACAACAAGTGAAGAATCACACTCAAGCCAAAACTTAGACCAACCTTTGATAGAGCTATTTCCTCTGTGTGAATAAAATCTGGTTGGTTCAcaccataaatattttttgaaatgcttatataaattatttattacattaaataatctaataaaagtaacatgataatttttaattattgcatCATAGGAAAAATTTAACTCAAAAAAGTAAAATTCCCAAAGCAAAGTCCTCGTGAGAAAGACTTTGTAGAAAACCCAAGGGATGTTTGTTTTACATAATCTTATCAGATACCTTGATTGTGGagatgataatataatatttttattttgttacatgTTTTGAAGAAACATTTTTGGTGGGTATTATTGATTCCtgtgaattttataattttctttttttacaatattttccAACATTTCTATTCCCATTGAGGGTGAGAAAATGATATTTCCATAAgaatatgataatttattatctaatacacaaattttttatttaaatatttttaaaatttaaaaattattccaaaaatattaaaatataaccaaacatttttttaaatatccttAAATGATATTtccaagttatattttttataatgtaaaaaGATTCCCTTAAATAAATGCCTTAGCCAAAAATTATTTTCGGAAAAACCTTTTTCTCGTTATCAAACATAAGAGACTAAGATTGTCAATCTACACTCAaggaaactattttttttccttagcaAACGCCCCTCAAAGTTTTGTTGTCAATGTATACGAATAAACATTCATACGTTTTCAAGTATTCCTTACAAACTTGGGaaagattaaacaaataaattatctttttcgTTAATCAgtaaataaattatctatttcttttcaaaaaaaatatctgtTTAAGAACTCAGAATATTACGTTGACATAGAGAAATGCCTATTTGTGATGATTTTCACTTTTAagtttagaaattttttaaatcagatccttttttaattagttttattaaaacacatttttaattagttttaagtcTTCAGTTTATTTTTAGAGTTTAAAATGGTTATAACACACTATTGGTAagttatttattacaaaaattattaaatttatcatatagaaatttgagatttatttatttatttttctgtatatttgatatttttaatataacgaTGTATTCattcaatttatcattttttatgtctatttctatattaattttcattaatttcttttcatatttgccgaaaataataaacaatattaTATCAATTGTTCAATGCAAATCTAAATATACtttctatatatattaaaaacatctatttattagaaatttaattatataaaaatatttattcccaACGCATAATACTAAAATACATGTTtagttttaagttaaaatatgtttttcgttttaataaaacttttaatatgatttttattttcataaaattaaaatgtatcaaattttagtaaagaattaggttcaaataaatttaatcttaCGGTTATGATTTTTCACACCAATTATATATGTAAAGGTAATATTTTTTACGTCAATTATGTATAtatctaatataaattttttatattaattatgcgtataattaatctaaaaaattatatatgtaagttCCAACATCTAAATCTTACTCTAGGTAAAAAAAGACTAATTCCAATTTTGGAagaggagaaaaaataaaaatttgtagagacaaattttgaacatttctaattttattaaaataaaaaacatattttaacctaaTTTTAAATATAGATCTTTTatccaaaagtaaaaaaaagaagaaaactctTGAGAAAGAAAAGGTTCTCCTTACCATATCTTAAGTTCTCACTCGATTCTTCTTCACTGCCTGCTTCCTTGAGCACCCAAAGTCCAAGACTTATTATTCGTTGCTTTTCCTCacaagtaaaaacaaaaatacatattcgcgtcttccttcttttcctttttatgctTTCCCTTGGTTCATCtcttccttttatatatatatatatatatatatatatatatatatatatatatatatatatattcctaggCCTAATGAAACATATTTGATCGTTTAATTATTCAATCAAACTACAGGATCAAGATCGATCTAAATAATTCGAGAAGTTTAACaagatgaaaattgaaaaagttgGACCAAAGATCATTCAAacgttaattttagttttctttagtCTTGCTAAAACTTATTTAAGACACGAGTAGTattaataacacatttttttaacacatttctCCTAACATacattattatttgttaaaattaattaaaaattattaaatgagagGGTGATTAAATATGATGTAGAACacattatcttttataattttcaagaaattttaacaaataataaaatgcgTTAAAAAATGTgccaaaaaatataactaatattttttcttttaagagaTTATTATCATACTCTCCGTATCAATAAAGTGAATCTTTGAACacatgttttaaaaaacaagTTATCTACTgtaatatcatatatattatgttggttaattttgttttatcttaatGATATCACTAAATTATCGGATTAGTGAACTCATGAGTCCTTTATCCATTGGACTCTTGATtcaatattttgtaataaatcCAGCATAGAAGTCTTATAGCAGAACTTTAGCCCGCCATGACGGCGCATCTCATGCTACTTAACAACACACAAATCAAGTCAAAAACTCCAAGAAACCTCTTCCATTCCATGTTCCTCGCAACCACATAGCAtgtctcttcatttttttcagcTCATCAcagtataataattattattattatacacattttttcttcaaaaaaaatcaTGCACGTCATTTCTCTCTCTAGATTCTCTGTTTGCttctaaaattagaaaaaccaCACCGGTTTGTGCTTCAATTAGGTAAGTCAATTTTGgcttaaaacaaagaaattaaaaattaagaaaaaaacacgGAAAGCCCCCATTCCGCTTTCTGTCTTATAGTTACACGTTATTTTGGCTTTGGTGTCGGGATTTCGATTTGATTCCACATTATTGTTATCACATtaccaaaaaaacattattgctataaaaatgttttattttattttaaaacaaatagttAAATTCATTTCATTAGTGTAATATGCTGGTAAATTACtcctttaaagataaaaaatataaatttaatatttaaatgtgaaaaaaatatatcaatttagTTGCATATTTTGTCATAcatgcatttaaaaattaaatttaaattttttaaagactAATTTGTTAAAGCCTTTGAATTTCGCTATTTAcccttgattttattttttcattaatttgtcaTGAAGTTTGTTACGACTTATGAGAAATATAAGGAGAAATGGAGAAATGAGAGTGAGCGAAAGAGACACTTCTACTACTCATCCACTTCACCACCATTGACATGACAAACACACAACACAAGCTTCATTCATAGCTTTCCCGCGAAATTCAAGAGAGTGAAAGAGAAAGAGGGTGTGCTTGTGCACGTTCGTTTTCCGTGGAAATCTGTGTTAACTCGTTTTGGcgtttttgtttattatatctatatctgcaaaaaaattaaaaaaaatataagccaATTTGAATTAGTCATGGTCATGCTGGGAAAGGGAAATGCTTGTCTCTTTCAGAGTCCAAATGCGAGATCTAATTATTGAAGTCTCCGTTcaaagcttcttcttcttcttctcctctgtTCAAATCTGcagtttttctttattattattattattattattataccttTTTCTTAGCTATTCTCTTTGCCACTCCAATAATTTCTCTGGTGTGTTTTCATTGTAGATTTCACATTGGTTGTTCACCACCCTGTGCAAATTGCAGGCCAGGTTTTGCTGTGGATTGTGTCTATCGTTTGTTTTGTCTCAAcctgtgtcatcattttcttcatAATAACTCTCCAAGTtcgtcttttatttttattttttttttgaaaaaaagaaaattctctctctcaattattagttattttattttattttattactatttgggTTAGTTTTCTTTGTTGCTCATTACTTATTAAATTACTGGGTTTTTGAGCTTCTTCTTGTGGGAGGAGAACCTTTCTGGGGTTTAGTATCCGTTTCTtgctttattttgttatttaagttTTACTTGGTACTTGTGCTCATGAGTTACCAAGTTTAGGATTACTGTTTTGCACTTGAATTTGATGAGCTCCTTAGAAAGGTGTTCTAGTGAGATGAGCCTTTCTTTGAGATTTGGGGTTGGGAAAAATTGCCATTTTGACTTCTAGTTTTGGCAGTGGCAGTGAAGGGTTGCTCCTAGGAAGAGCAATTTCTGTGTCTTGATgatgttgtgttaaattttgtttatcaGTGGGATAAAGGATAGAGAAATGAGTGGTGGAAGGAGGAGGAAGCTGCTTTTAAGCAAGATCTACTCATTTGCATGCTGTAAGGCATCTTTTGAGGGAGATCATCATTATTCACAGATTGGAGGAAAAGGTTATTCCAGAGTGGTGTTCTGCAATGAGCCATATACTTTTGTTGAGGATGGTGTTAAGAATTTTGCAGACAATTCTGTGAGATCTACAAAATACACTCTTGCCACTTTCTTTCCCAAATCATTGTTTGAACAGTTTAGGAGAGTGGCAAACTTCTATTTTTTGGTCACTGGCATCTTGGCCTTCACAAAACTTGCTCCATACACTGCTGTCACTGCTATCCTTCCACTGATTATTGTTATTGGGGCCACCATGGTGAAAGAAGGTATTGAAGACTGGCACCGGAAAAAACAGGTGCTATATTTTCTGCTTACCTATTTGTCCTGTTTTGAGTTTCTTCTTATAATAATGCcatttttcttaacctttttGCCCTTATGTTTAGTTTCTTGGTAATATTTGGAAGGGATGGAATGCACTTACTAAGTTGTTTGTTCGTACAATTTCTAGTTTTTGCTAAAGGATTTGAATCCTCTAAATTTATAGTTTAAATTGGAAgtgataataagttaataacctCCATAAAATATTTGAGGAGGTCTGTTCAAACCAACCCAGGTGCTTTCTTGTGATATATCAACTCTAAAGTGTTATTTTTAATCAACGGTTCCAACATTGAACTGTATTCTCTGATGTGTTTGCATATTTGCAAAATAATATCTCCCACTAAGTGCTATAACAATGTTTATCTCTATCAATTTCCTTTTATTCCCCCTAAAATGTATTTCCTTTCTACTCTAATATTTGCAtggaattaaaataatagacCAAAGTTCTAAAGCAACAATAGTTTAGTGCTGTATATATGATAACCAAAGAGGAGGAAAGGGAAGATAAAGGTTGGTTtttgtgacaagttatgacgtcagtgtatataatttttcaagTTGAATACTTCTGCAGGATATTGAGGTGAACAATAGAAGAGTTAAAGTGCATAAAGCTGATGATACTTTTGAATATACTGCATGGAAGAATCTGAGGGTGGGGAATATAGTGAAAGTTGAGAAGGATGAGTTCTTCCCAGCTGACCTCCTGTTACTTTCATCCAGTTATGAGGATGGAGTTTGCTATGTTGAGACCATGAACTTGGATGGTGAGacaaatttaaagttaaaacaaGGGTTAGAGGTAACTTCTTCCTTACAGGAGGATCTCAACTTCCTAAAGTTTAAAGCTACAGTCAAATGTGAAGATCCAAATGCAAATTTGTACTCATTTGTTGGGAGCATGGAgtttgaagagaaaaattatgCCCTTTCTCATCAGCAACTTCTTCTCCGAGACTCTAAACTTCGTAATACAGACTACATTTTTGGAGCAGTCATTTTCACTGGTCATGACACTAAGGTTATTCAAAATTCTACTGACCCACCTTCAAAAAGAAGCAGAATTGAGAAAAAGATGGACAGAGTCAtctatttcttgttttgtattttattcCTAATGGCATTTGTTGGATCTATTTTCTTTGGCATTATAACTAAAGATGACTTTCAAAATGGGTTGATGAAAAGATGGTATTTAAGACCAGATGGTTCTACTATTTTCTTTGATCCGAATAGACCAGCTGCTGCTGCTTTATTTCATTGTTTGACAGCCTTAATGTTATATGGGTTCTTTATTCCCATCTCTTTGTATGTGTCAATAGAAATTGTTAAAGTCCTTCAGAGCATTTTCATCAATCAAGATATCCATATGTACTACAAGGAAGCAGACAAACCAGCTCGAGCTCGTACTTCAAACTTGAATGAGGAGCTTGGCCAAGTTGATACATTACTTTCTGATAAGACTGGAACTTTGACCTGCAACTCAATGGAGTTCATTAAATGTTCTATTGCTGGGTTAGCTTATGGCCATGGCGCTACAGAGGTTGAGAAGGCCATGGATAGAAGAAAAGCTTCACCATCAATTTATGAGCATGATATTGAATCAGAAGCAGATAACATTAGGGGTTTGCTCGATAAAAGGGTACTCATTAAAGGTTTTAACTTTGCTGACGAAAGAATAACAAATGGAAATTGGGTTAATGAGCCTCATGCAGATGTTATCCAGAAGTTTTTTCGCCTATTGGCAGTCTGTCATACAGCCATACCCGAAGTGGATGAAGGCACAGGAAATGTCTCATATGAGGCTGAATCCCCAGATGAAGCAGCATTTGTGATTGCAGCAAGAGAACTTGGTTTTGAATTCTACAAAAGGGGTCAGACTAGTTTATCGACATATGAGCTGGATCCAGTTTCTCACAAGAAAGTTGAAAGGTCAGTTGTTTCAAAGTATCAATTGTTTTGTATATGTAGTAACTCTTGAATTTGACTGCTACAGCTACATTTTTCATTGCTTATGGATATGCAAGCTTTAGGATGGATAATCTTTAAGAATGAcaccttaaattttataatgacCTTCATCTGATGTCAGTAAGTACTTTCCAATAAAAAGAGCTTGAAATAGCACCTTTTACTAACAGATGTTGGTCTAGTCATCTGCATATGATCAGTTTACTGTAGCTGCTCATAAAATGTGACTATATTTTTCTTACACCTGTTTTTCCCAaagtctttatatttttttcaaatatctaaaatgaaaaagaaaaaacatataaattgtGTCCACATCATTTTTTTCTGCATAAACTTTgtactatttaatatttttgttttcactttATTGATGCTACCTAATGCTAATATTTCTAAAGTGCTGCATACCCAACTTAGTTATTGCTTATAGCTACTATGTATAAGGATTTCATTCTGCATGCCAATGATACAGATTTTCAGCATCTAGTTTCTTTTTACAGGAAATACAAGCTTCTCAATGTTTTAGAATTCAATAGCTCAAGGAAGCGAATGTCAGTGATAGTGGAAGATGAAGAAGGGAAAATTTTGCTTTTCTGCAAAGGTGCAGACAGGTTTGTGATAAACTTGCCTATAACCTTAAATGGTTTTGAATTCTAACATTGCTTGTGTTTCACCCTATTGACCCACCTTGAGTGATGTTTTCATGCAGCACCATGTTTGAAAGGCTTGCCAAGAATAGGAGGGAGTTTGAAGAGAAAACCATGGAGCATGTGCATGAGTATGCTGATGCGGGTCTGAGAACCCTTATACTGGCCTATCGTGAACTTGATGCAGAAGAATACAAGGAGTTTGATAGTAAATTCTCTAGGGCCAAGAATGTAGTCAGTGCTGATCAGGATATAATGATTGAGGAAGTATCAGATAAGATTGAGAAGAACCTAATTCTTCTTGGTGCCACTGCTGTAGAGGACAAGCTCCAAGATGGGGTGAGTTAGAATAAACATACATGTTTTACTTATAAAGATTTATTCATTGGAGCAGGACTGGAAGTGATGCCTCTTGTATTGTTTGTTAGGTTCCTGAATGCATTGACAAGCTTGCCCAAGCAGGAATTAAAATTTGGGTTTTGACTGGGGATAAAATGGAGACTGCAATCAATATTGGGTATTGAATTCTGATAATTCCTTTTTACTATGGGTATTATTCCATGTTATCTGACATAAATATTCCGTTGCAGTTTTGCTTGTAGTTTGCTTAGACAAGGAATGAAGCAGATTGTAATTCATTTGGATAGTCCAGAAATTCAAGCACTAGAGAAGGATGGAGACAAGATGGCTATTGCCAAGGTAAAATAAACTTCATACTagtcttgtttttatttatcatgGTTTAGCTTGCATTTCTAGTAAAATGTTTTAGCAAGCATGCTAGTA from Glycine soja cultivar W05 chromosome 8, ASM419377v2, whole genome shotgun sequence includes:
- the LOC114422983 gene encoding putative phospholipid-transporting ATPase 9; this translates as MSGGRRRKLLLSKIYSFACCKASFEGDHHYSQIGGKGYSRVVFCNEPYTFVEDGVKNFADNSVRSTKYTLATFFPKSLFEQFRRVANFYFLVTGILAFTKLAPYTAVTAILPLIIVIGATMVKEGIEDWHRKKQDIEVNNRRVKVHKADDTFEYTAWKNLRVGNIVKVEKDEFFPADLLLLSSSYEDGVCYVETMNLDGETNLKLKQGLEVTSSLQEDLNFLKFKATVKCEDPNANLYSFVGSMEFEEKNYALSHQQLLLRDSKLRNTDYIFGAVIFTGHDTKVIQNSTDPPSKRSRIEKKMDRVIYFLFCILFLMAFVGSIFFGIITKDDFQNGLMKRWYLRPDGSTIFFDPNRPAAAALFHCLTALMLYGFFIPISLYVSIEIVKVLQSIFINQDIHMYYKEADKPARARTSNLNEELGQVDTLLSDKTGTLTCNSMEFIKCSIAGLAYGHGATEVEKAMDRRKASPSIYEHDIESEADNIRGLLDKRVLIKGFNFADERITNGNWVNEPHADVIQKFFRLLAVCHTAIPEVDEGTGNVSYEAESPDEAAFVIAARELGFEFYKRGQTSLSTYELDPVSHKKVERKYKLLNVLEFNSSRKRMSVIVEDEEGKILLFCKGADSTMFERLAKNRREFEEKTMEHVHEYADAGLRTLILAYRELDAEEYKEFDSKFSRAKNVVSADQDIMIEEVSDKIEKNLILLGATAVEDKLQDGVPECIDKLAQAGIKIWVLTGDKMETAINIGFACSLLRQGMKQIVIHLDSPEIQALEKDGDKMAIAKASMQSVHLQISEGAAQLTAYRGSSHQAFALIIDGKSLVYALEDNMKNLFLELAIRCASVICCRSSPKQKALVARLVKSGAGKTTLAIGDGANDVGMLQEADIGVGISGVEGMQAVMSSDIAIAQFRYLERLLLVHGHWCYRRISSMICYFFYKNITFGFTLFLYEVYASFSGQPAYNDWFLSLYNVFFSSLPVIALGVFDQDVSARYCLKFPLLHQEGVQNVLFSWHRILSWMLNGFISAIIIFFFCTKAMELQAFDVEGRTAGKDILGATMYTCVVWVVNLQVALAISYFTMIQHFFIWGSILFWYLFLLVYGAMPPHFSTNAYKVFVEALAPSPSYWIVTFFVVISTLIPYFSYAAIQMRFFPMYHEIVQWIRYEGKIKDPEFCAMVRLKSLQPTTVGSTARLAAKSHHARDKC